TTCGGATCAGagagctttcttcttcttttttttttttttggcgagtCTTTTTCCTCATTTTATCTAGTATGGGGAGAGTATCGTAGTTTAGAAACCAAGGGCATTTTCGATAAAAAAGTTGATAGATAGAATCCTACAAGGAAAGTTCCAAGATTCATATTTCCTTctcataatattttattatttttcttctaattCTGATAAATTAATTTCAGTAAAAATCATATAAGAAAGTACACAAGATGATAAGCTCTATGAGCATCTAACTTATGTAAGGTTCAGAATATGAGAACCACAAGGCAGGTCGTTACAATTTTCTCACATGATTACCCCATCTGATGTGTATTGGATCACAATATGACAATGATGTGTATTGGATCACAATATGACAATGATGTGTATTGGATCACAATATGGCAATGTGAATTCCTCAGGATATCTTTCAGAAACTGAACTCATGCCCCATCAATTCTCTACAAAACTTTCATCTAGTTCAAGTTCTGGACCTGCCCAATTATAAACTCAACCTTCAAACTTTGCATCCATCCCCCTTCATGAATCTAGTGTGAGCCTATCTAACTTGTGTTGGCCCTGGGTAACATGATGAGCACACAGCTAGGTTGGTGGTGCTTTTGGAATGACCAGCACAACCTTCACATTGCTTATGCCAAGCATTCAAAAGCTAAGGACCTGCACCTGCTGGAGGCTGAGGCAACATCTCTGCTTAAAGGAATGGAATTAGCAATAGAACACCATATTATCTCCATACTGGTACTGCTAATATATTGTAAAGTTCTCCGTGCAATCTTCAACCATGGGTGAACTCCACATTGGCATATCCACCACATCTTGAACCATATCCACCGCTATTGACTCAAGTTTACTACACATAATATCATTAAGATTCCCTGAAAAAAGCAGCAGATTGGCAGGTCCAAGCAGCTTGAGTTGAGCAATGTAATACCTATTATATAAATCCTCATTTTATTCCTTTAAATCTTCAGAAATTAGCTACGGAGGACTTTttgtaatattttaataatatacaaATGAATGCTTGTTGGCCGCTTCTTATCAATAAACAAAGGTGGCTTACACCTAAATCCTCTGCAAGGAAACCACCATTAGCAAATAGGACTACAACATGACCAAATGACCAAATGCTATAGTGTCATTATATGGAACTTAATAAAGAAGTGAAGTGGACAATTCTAGTGTAGGGGTGATCATATGACACCTTTTTTTCTGGATCTTACATAAGTACAAAAAAGGAGTACTGTAAAGTGGAAAAGATACAAAAGGTGGGGAAACCCATACAATCACACCAAGCAGAAAACTGTAAGTTCTAAAAGGGCCAAGAATAAGTAAAAAGGTAAACATAATAAATAAGAAATGACCAAACATAGAGAAGAACAGAATTGCAGGCAAATTTACTTTAATTTCCTAAGCAGGCCGTAGAATAAGCACCCAATGGCTATCAACAAGTGCATGTCCATTCCAATTAAGTTTATCATATATTACCAAAAGGAGCTCAAAAAATAAACCTTGCACATCTTATTCCTTCCAAATAGCCTAACGAAATTATCAAGCCACAATGCATCAAGGCTTGAAGAAACAACCCTTTAGCAACAGTTGTCTTCAGGACAGACTAATTCACAAACAAGTCAATTCATTTGATGGGCAAAAGCACTTATGGAAAAATTTGCTCATAATTTCACGGTTGGAAAGGCAAAATGGATAACTTTTTGGCAGAAGTAACCCAGGTTTCCACATGGTGATTACTCCTAATGACGAAGCTGGATTTCACAATGGATGTTGGTGGACCAATATAATTCTACAGCTTGTTATATAATTGAGTGAAACTCCAAAAACATACACTCTGGCTCACATCTTTTTCGTGGATTGGTTTTTGGGTTGGGGGTTTGCAGACCAATCGATGCGATCACCCAAACAACCTGTATAAACAAAGATACAAAGTcccccgcaaaaaaaaaaaaaaagaaaagaaaaagagagagagagagagagagagagagagagaaaagaaaaaaaatcataaaaaatttctaCATGACAGGACTACTATTAAACCTACTTAAGTTTCACCAATATGATTTGATTAAGTAAAAACAGCAAAGCTCTGTTTCAAAGCATCCAAGTAATCTAAGAGCATCCAATAATTACGCTCCAAGAGTTACATTTGGACTTTAATACCCTATGATTACAAAGCATCACAAGCAATTATGAAACTATACAAGCTTTCTTGCTCTTTCACCCTGTGCCTCTACCACCACCTTCCCACTAGAGCCATACTGAAACTAAGTCTCTTAATTTCCAGCCCATATGAAGCCTTAGATAGGCAAAAAGCATACTAAGCTAATAATGAGTACATTGAAGGAAGCTTAGGTGCTACAAGAACAAACAACATATATATTTGGCTTGCATAGTGTCATTATGCACATGAATGCATGAGATTACCTTTAAGAATATCTAAAGAAACCAATATAAGAGCTGTGGAGAAGTTTTACAATAAAATGCAATTACCAATGATATAACTGTCAGGAAACAACAGACAAAACATAATTAGAATATTTTACTAAAATGGGACCATGCTTCTTTACCACATATATAATCATATCATCGCTGAGTATGAAAGGAAAATTATTAAACATCATTCATCATTAAATTTTGATGACTGTCACAGAAACAGCAAGAAACAGAATCCAAATGAGACGACCCATAAGTAAATGGACTTTTCAAAGTGCATGCTCCACAGCAAGTGTTGAACTGTGGGAACAAGACATATTCAGCTCACTTTTGTAtaaatgtcattcaaaatggAAGGGGTACGCAAAAACCCTTGGTCTTACTTTAGACAATAATTCCTGGCTCTCTGGTGGTTGCATTTTCAGGCTTTGAGGCAAGATTACAGTAAGCAACTCTGGCTTCTCTGCTCTTAGAGCACCTCTGATAACAGCTGCATTAGTCCCAGATGCTCCTGaagtaaaaatatgatttttctgCAGTGACATTAACAGGTTTTAATGTCCAGAACTATGATTAAAAGAAAAaaggattgaaagaataataagtAGCCAGAATGGCAGTAAAGATATAAAATCCTACCGTTATCACCATAGCATAGCTCAGAATCTCAATAAGCTGCTGATGCATAAATCCCATATTACGAGTCCCAAAGAAACCGATTGCTCTAGGTCCTTGTTGTTGAATGGCTAATAATTCCTGCAAAAACAAGGATAAGAAATGAACTGAGAAGAAAACAACCCTTATCCTCTCTGTGTATAGCGATGCATTGCTATCTGTGTAAGGAAAAACAATGTATGTGCACAGAGGTATAAGCTAAAAAGTTTAAGCACTGTTTTCATATGTGCACATGAATGCAGAGAACTGATCTGCAAGTTCACAAGAACAAGTAAAGATTGAAAAGAACACAAGTTGTAATATCTACTCTCCAAGCTATGCGAATATTTGTTCTTAAATATCAACAAACTACTGAAACTATCAGTTAACAAGCATAATGTGAAGAATACTCAAGATGGATGCAGTATACTTTTGTTTTACTTACTATGCTAAGTTATTAACCATCTTCCTTTCTGTGATGGGTAATCAAAGTTTAAATCTATGACAAAATGGTGCTAATGCGCTTGCTTACCATCTAAATTATGAGTAAAAAACATCATTTGTATTTAATACCGAAGTAACTGAACTATATACAATAGTTACAGCAATGTATCAGGGAACAAAAATAATCAGCTTCTCACTTAAGGAGTACCATGTGTTTATGTCACCCGAAGATATTTAAAGCTCATTTATTGGTTTGTGACTCTACCAAGGAAATTCACTGCAGCCTTTCCCTGAATACAAGTTAAAATGCCCCATCCAATGATTTATAATTGCATTGCCAAATCGAATGTTGACGACAGGACATCTGATAAAACTTACTGTGAGCTGGACATGCCATGATATTAAACCTCAGTGATGAAAAAGATACCTGCAGATAATCGATATCAGGAATGGGCTTGTACTCTGATACAACAACTGTGCTCGAGCCTTCAACAACAGACTGAACTTGTGTAGGAACTTGGACCCCATTCTCCTCATCAGACCCAAACAATATTGCCTCATCCCTGTGTTGATTTCCCCAATTACTTTCGACCCTGTTTGCTCTCAAACATCCGCAAAGCCACTATACCAGTACATAAAAAAAACAGTCCCTGGTAGTAAATCATAAGTGAAAACCAAATATATTACAAGACCCTAAAATTAACAAAGCACACAATAAAAGAACATAAGCTTCTAACGGAAAAGGATATAATATGTGAGAAAGCATGGAGAACTCAGTAATTTGTTTCACCTAAATTCTGCACTTTGAAAGTCAACAGACActtttggcatgaaaaagagaAAGCATGATTCAGTAGCCCTTGACATATCCTCCAGAACAATAACTCATGTGAAACTTCGATAAAAGATGCATTGTCCTATTATACAGTAGAATGTTattttggcatgaaaaagagaAAGCATGATTCAGTAGCCCTTCACATATCCAAAGAACAATAACTCGTGTGAAACTTCAATAAAAGCTGCACTGTGGTCTTATACAGTAGATGCTAAAAATGAAGAAACATAGAATCCTCATCTGACCTATATGGCGCCAACTAGAAGCTACAGATAGTCCTCTTTTTaagcgaaaaaaaaaaactaaaaatacatAATTTATTACTTCGTTTATCATTCAGGGATGTCTACTTCTGTTTTTcttcaatgttttttttttttaataacttaTGTGTAATTTTTTGACAAGACTAATCTTAAGCTTGAATATAGAACTAAGATCTGAGATGTCTATTGACTGGTAACAAGTATTAATGATGAGAATCAACATCTAGTCTTTAAATAACAAAATGAAATTCACAAAGCTATACTTTCCCAATGTATGGGCAGTATATATATAGGTTCTACAATAGGAAATAATAAAGATTAATGCTTCATTGTCATGAAAGACAACATTGTTAAAGTCTCTTAAAGCCCTTAAGACTGAAGTTGCATCATATTGATAAACAACACTGAAGTTGTATCATATTGATAGAATACCCAGTACCCAATGTAAGATACTATACATTatattttttccaatatttgAATGTGACATTTCATATTAGAAGTTTATCTTCAAGTGCCAAAATCTTTTGGGCATTTGTATGCACAGTTAAAGCCTGCTAGAACATTGTATGGCCACTCCTCTCAAGAAAATTTTATCCAACATCTTCTATTTCAACTTTATACGACTTATCTGCACAGAAATGCAAACTGTTTTCTTACCAGAATGAAACCAAGTCCCTATCATATGCAAGCAATCCTACTTCCAAATATTGCATAAAATTCAAGAGATAGCGCAGACTACAGAGAAGAATGCAAAACCATAGccataaaaaaacaaaaaaaaaaaaaatcaatacttCTCTAATAAAAAAATACAATCAACGCTGAAAGCACTTCCAAAAACAATATCTAAGTATCACATTTGATATTAGATAATCTTTTGGGTATTTGCATGCATAGGTAAGCCCCGCTAGAACATGATATCTCCACTCCACTCAAGAAAAGCCTCATCTAACATTTCCTATTTCGACTCTTTATCCCCCATCGGAGTTGTCGTATGATCTCCAAGATACGAACTTTTCTTTACCAACATGAATCTAAATCCCTAAACAGTCTACCATAGACAAGGAATCCAACTCCCAAAAATTGCACCAACATTCACGAGATAACTCAGACAGGGAGAAGAATGTAAAACCCTAGTCTTGGGGgggaaaaataaaaaacaaaccaATCCTTGTCTGGTCGAAAGAAAACCATCCACGCCAAACCCACTTCCCAAACTTCAAATAGGGGGAGAAAAGGGGGGGTCCTAAGTTCGGCAAAAACAGAGCCAAAATTCCTCCTTTAGATAGAAAAACAGAGGGAAAGAAGAGAGCGTTACCGTGCGTCTCGAATTGATAGCGTCGCGAGGTCTCTTGGCTCCGACCCATCCCAAACGAAAGGAAGAAGCATCGAGAGGGGAGCAGGGAAAGCTAGGGTTTTGAGGGGCGAAGCAAGGGCGGAGGAAGAGAGAAAGCGCCGAGTTTGGAGGCCGCAGGAGAAGACCCAGG
Above is a genomic segment from Elaeis guineensis isolate ETL-2024a chromosome 1, EG11, whole genome shotgun sequence containing:
- the LOC105038596 gene encoding uncharacterized protein, whose protein sequence is MGSSPPLGLLLRPPNSALSLFLRPCFAPQNPSFPCSPLDASSFRLGWVGAKRPRDAINSRRTWLCGCLRANRVESNWGNQHRDEAILFGSDEENGVQVPTQVQSVVEGSSTVVVSEYKPIPDIDYLQELLAIQQQGPRAIGFFGTRNMGFMHQQLIEILSYAMVITKNHIFTSGASGTNAAVIRGALRAEKPELLTVILPQSLKMQPPESQELLSKVKNLIEKPENDHLPLIEASRLCNMDILSKVQQVICFAFHDSRLLMETCQEAKNLRKIVTLFYLD